CACGCTCAACGGCCTCATGCGTCGGCTCGCCCTCGCGATCGATCAGGCCAATGGTGAGCACACTGTGCGGCGGCTCAAACTGAGGCTTTGCCGATGCAGCTGGAAGCTCAATCCCCTCGAAACCGTCGCCGAGTTCGCGGCGCAAGGTCTCGAACCGCGCCGCTCGACAGAACAGCATGTCGCCGTGGAAGCGCACACCCAGCACCTTCAGCCCCTCCTCGGTCGTCCGGCGGCGCGCATTGGCGAACGTCTCGGGCGTGACGTGGACAGCGGCAGCCTTGGCGCGCGTAATCGGCAGCGGCAACGACGGATGCCCCATAACCGGCGCCAGGACCCACGGATCGAGGGTGAGCGTCAGCGCGAAGTTGCCGGTGACGCACATGCCGACTACGCCGATGCCGCGGCCGTCCATCTCGTCATGGATGTGGCGAGCAAGCGCGCGCAGCCAGTCCGCAATCGGGCTCGACCGATTTTCTGCAAGCACCTGGAACTCGCGGCTGATGCAGATCCTCAGCAGCTCCGCCACACGGTTGACCGGTGTCGTCTTGACCCCCACCGGACCGAACAGGCGAGGCATGAACACAGTGAAGCCTGCGTCGACGACACGCCGGGCGAACCGCACGACCTCGGCCGAGATCCCGGGCACCTCATGCATGATCAACACCGGTGGACCTTCGCCCTTTCGGTAGATGGTTCGCTCGCGACCCGCGTGCGTGAACGCGAAGGTCGTAAAGTCTGGCAGCGTGGGCATGGCAATCATCCCTTAAGCATGATGCCGCGCCAGAACGCGGGCGACCTGAACCGGGGTCCATTTGGCTCCGCCCCGTGCGGTTGGGATGCCCCGCTGGTTTAGCCCCGTCGCAATCTGCCGGAGTGATGCCGCCCCGGATGCCTGCATATCCGCGTGATCACGACTGACCTCGTGCCGCTCGTGGACGCGCCGCGGGCACTGTTCGGCTCGCTGGACCGGGAGCGTGGCGGAGCGCTGATGGCGGCGATGGACGCCTGCAACGCCCGCTTCGGCCGGGGCG
The sequence above is a segment of the Methylobacterium nodulans ORS 2060 genome. Coding sequences within it:
- a CDS encoding DUF4113 domain-containing protein, producing MITTDLVPLVDAPRALFGSLDRERGGALMAAMDACNARFGRGAVVPARAGLVDKRTWSTKFEMRTPRYTRLAELPVATAQL
- a CDS encoding dienelactone hydrolase family protein, which encodes MPTLPDFTTFAFTHAGRERTIYRKGEGPPVLIMHEVPGISAEVVRFARRVVDAGFTVFMPRLFGPVGVKTTPVNRVAELLRICISREFQVLAENRSSPIADWLRALARHIHDEMDGRGIGVVGMCVTGNFALTLTLDPWVLAPVMGHPSLPLPITRAKAAAVHVTPETFANARRRTTEEGLKVLGVRFHGDMLFCRAARFETLRRELGDGFEGIELPAASAKPQFEPPHSVLTIGLIDREGEPTHEAVERVLRFLSERLH
- a CDS encoding recombinase family protein codes for the protein MQASGAASLRQIATGLNQRGIPTARGGAKWTPVQVARVLARHHA